The sequence ACATGCTAAATGTGTTTAAATCTGCGATGTTCGAATTTGATGGAAAGCTTTTTGACAACACTCTTGAAAAAATGTTGGAAAAAAAATCATTGCGAGAAGTTTTTTCAGAAGTATTTGTACCATTGCTCAATGAAATGGGCATTTTATGGCATTCTGGCACCCTTGATCCCTCGCACGAACATTTCATTTCAGAAAAAATAAAACACTCAATAATTCAACAGACTAATTTTCTTGAAAAATCGAACAAAAAGAATATTTCAAAAAATTATGTATTGTATCTTCCATTTGAAGAAGTTCATGAAATCGGGTTGTTGTTCGCAAATTACGAACTTCTCGCTTCGGGCTTCAATACAATATATCTAGGCCCAAATATTCCGCAAGAAAGCCTGACTAATATACTCCAAACCAAAAGCGAAGTCGTTTTTATTACCTTTTTTACGGTAAGACCGGAGCATGACAAATTGGAGAATTATCTAATCGATTTTGAGAATAATATGTGTTCAAAAGCTCCTTGTGAATTATGGATTTTAGGACGTAGAGCTGAAAAAAGCACCAAACACTTCAAAAACATCAAATTCTTCAATGATTTGCAAATGTTTACAAATCAAATTGAAAAACTATCGGAAGATTAATTATTTAAAGGGTTGCGATAAACATTGTTATCTTTTTAAAATCCTTCACAATAATTGAAATTATAAAAATTCGCTTGGAAGAATAAAATAATTGCACAGTATATTCTATTTTGTTTAAATAAATTGTAATTTTGTTAAACAGTATGAAAAAAAACATTGCGATTATTGGTTCAGGTTTTTCGTCACTTGCAGCTTCTTGTTATTTGGCTCAAGCGGGACATTTGGTTACTATTTACGAAAAAAACCAGACCATTGGCGGTAGAGCTAGGCAATTCAAAAAAGATGGATTCACATTTGATATGGGCCCAACTTGGTATTGGATGCCTGATGTTTTTGAACGTTTTTTTGCAGACTTCGGAAAAGATCCTTCTGACTATTACGAGCTGAAGAAACTGAATCCAGCATATCGTGTTTATTTTGGAACTAATGATTATATAACTATTGAAGACACGCTCGAAAAAATTAGCGTCGCCTTTGAAAAGGAGGAACCTGGGAGTTCCGCAAAACTTAAAGAATTTATGGCGCAAGCTATGGATAATTATAATATTGCCATTAAAGATTTGGTTTATAGACCAGGCGTGTCACCTTTGGAACTGGTTTCAATCAAAACAATGGGAAAAATCGGGCAGTTTTTTAGCACCGTAAGTAAGGACGTTCGGAGGGAATTTAAAAACCAAAAACTTATATCCATTCTTGAATTTCCTGTTTTGTTTTTGGGTGCAAAACCTTCCAAAACAC comes from Aequorivita sublithincola DSM 14238 and encodes:
- a CDS encoding MerR family transcriptional regulator, which gives rise to MVKTHFGIKDLENLSNVKAHTIRIWEKRYNLLEPDRTDTNIRKYDLDNLKKLLNITYLYNAGHKISKLASLDSTQIQQLIRENITDLDSEYMLNVFKSAMFEFDGKLFDNTLEKMLEKKSLREVFSEVFVPLLNEMGILWHSGTLDPSHEHFISEKIKHSIIQQTNFLEKSNKKNISKNYVLYLPFEEVHEIGLLFANYELLASGFNTIYLGPNIPQESLTNILQTKSEVVFITFFTVRPEHDKLENYLIDFENNMCSKAPCELWILGRRAEKSTKHFKNIKFFNDLQMFTNQIEKLSED